ACTTATCCACACTTCATCAGAAAACAGTAAAGCCGGGGTGGTATCCCCGGCTTAACCAAGAAATATATTTTGTTTCGCTCCCAGGGTTATTCGGTAGTAAATCTCCAGTCACTGCCATTCAGCCCTGCAAAGTCCGCGCCGGTGTCTTCATCCTCCAGATAACCGGCTTTGATTGTTACCTCAAACGTGCTGTCTCCCTCCAGGGTGTCCTCCAGGGTAATGGTGAGGGTGTCCCCGTCAATTTCCACCTTGTCTATATCAACGTACACGCCATCGGTTTTGTTGTAAACCCTGACCGCCCCAAGCAGGCTCTTTCCTGATACGGCACTGATATCCCCGCTAAAGCTGGCCTTCAGAACATCGGTAAGGTCAACATCAGCCGCGCCGTTCCGGGGGGTTAGTTTCTCGATATAAAAGGAATCTACCGTGGTGAACTGCCATTCGCTGCCGCTTATTCCTACGAAGTTCTCTCCGGAATCCTCCGACTCGATAATCCCCGAACTGATGGCAACGCGGTAGGTTTTACCCTGCTCCAGCGAATCTTCCAGTGTGATTGTTAAAGTGCTGCCGCTAATCGCAACCGTATCGATGTCAATATATCTACCGTCGGTGATATTGCGCACGGAAATACCATCCATGACGTCATCGAGGTCTTCGACCGCACATATGTCCTCATTAAACTCAACAGTCAACTCGTTGGTATCCGGGTCAACGCTATCGCTCCCCTTCCTGGGGTTAAGCGATTCGATTTCCAGGTCGGAAACGTCATCGTCTCCGGTGGCAAACTGCCAATTGCTGCCGCTTAAACCTGTAAAGTTTTCTCCGGATTCCTCCGACTCAATAATCCCTGAACTGATGGTGACACGGTAGGTTTGGCCTTGCTCCAGCGAATCTTCCAGTGTGATTGTTAAAGTACTGCCGCTAATTGCAACCGTATCGATGTCAACATATTTCCCGTCGGTTATATTGCGCACGGCAATACCATCCATGACGTCATCGAGGTCTTCGACCGCTCTTATATCCTCATTAAATTTAGCAGTCAACTGATAGGTGTCCGCGTCGATGCTATAGCTTCCATTCCTGGGGCTGAGCGTCACAAGCTGCAGGTCAAGGCTGTTATCATCATTGTCGCTGCCGTTGTCCTCGGCCAGCATAATCCGGTACAGCACCATGGCCAGTTCAGCCCTGGTCACCGCCTTGTTTGGTTGAAAGATGTTGCCGGGATAACCAATCATGTAACTGTTCGCACACATCCCCCCGACATAAGGCCTGGCGTAAAAGGGGATCTCGTCCGTATCCTCAAACGCTAGCCGGTCATCCACCTCTAGTCCCATAGCCCTTGAGGCCCAAACCGCCACCTGGTACCTTTTAGCCGCCTGATTGCCGTTTAGGTCATCAAGCTCGCTCTCTTCTATAATCCCCTCGTCAAGGGCAAAATCTATACAATCTTGCATCCAGAAAGGGAACCCGTCGTATGAAGACTGGCCTGACGTGGCTGTGGAAACTTCGAAGCCGGCGGCCCTGGAAATCATCATGATAGCCTCATTGACGGAAACAGAAGAATTCGGCCGGAAAGTCTGGTCAGGGTAACCCAGGATGATGCCGTAGGAAGCCATCACTTCGATTGGCTGTTTGGCCCAGTGTGAACCGATATCCGTAACAGTGACAGGTTTGTAGTTTTTCTTTACAAAAAATTTCTTATTGTTTTTGTCCTTCCAGGGCGCCGCCTGGGAGGCAGTCGCAAAACCAAGTACCATTACAAGCGCAAGCAAAACCATCAAAACTTTTTTAAACATTATTAGAGCCCCCCTTAATTTTTTTAAGGAAAAAGTTATTTACACCACCGCAAAATACATGTTGCCCCCTTTCTTTCCAGTGTCTACATGTTAATACGGCTCCCTTCCAAATATTCAGGGGTTTGTTTAAAGCCTCCAGCGTGATTTATCCTGGTAAATTAAACCAGAAAATTATCGGATTGCGTAAGATTCCAACAGGTTCTGGTTATACTACAACCAGTCAACAATCTTTTTTAGTGATGAGGTGTGTGGTATGCGGGCATTCAATATGAAATGGGTTTATAGAATACTGGCAGGCGGGCTAATACTGTCGGGATTGCTCTTTTACGTCAGCCTGCCTGCCGCAGTTTCTGAAACTTCCGTAGCAGGCGGCGGTTTCATTCGCCTGCACGTTTTAGCTAACAGCGACAGCGAGGCTGACCAGGCGCTCAAGCGTAAAGTCAGGGATGAAATCATCCAGGTTATGGCTCCGGAGTTTTTGGCCTCCGGGAATATCGAATCGGCCAGACTGACCGCACGGTCTAACCTTGACCGGATTGAATTGATCGCCAGTCGCGTAATAAAGGCGGAGGGCAAGGATTACCCCGTTACTGCGGAACTGGACACTTTTCCTTTCCCCACCAAGCATTATGGCGCATTCATTCTCCCCGCAGGTGATTACGAGGCGGTGCGGGTGGTTATCGGGAACGGAGAGGGAACAAATTGGTGGTGCGTCCTCTTCCCGCCTCTCTGCTTTGTGGATATGACCAGAAATGCAGCCATCGACACACCAGCAATGAGTTTTCCGTCCGTCCCTTCAAAACCTGATATTACCGTAAGCAAACAAACGTCTCAGACCCTGGACGTTCAAATAGCCGGGGACACAAACGGCAAACCGGAAGCATATAGACCGGATGAACAGAAGATGGAAAATTACAATACTCAAGCAGCCGGGGATGTAAATTTCAAGGCGGATAACGAAGAAGACGATTGTAAAGTGATCTTTTCGTTCAGATTAATAGAATGGCTTAAAAGGCTGTAGGATTCAGTCGTCGGTCGTCAGACATCGGACGTCGGAATATACTGCATTACTTATAGGGTCAAAGACAATGCCCTTGCTGCCGATTGGTATCTGGGTCTTTAAGCAATGTACGTTTTTAGCCAAAACAAGGACTATTTTTCTGTAAGGTTCAACAAGCCGCTGTCGCGGCGCCGGCGGCGGATGAAAACTTAGCGCTGTGGATGTGATTTCAATCGCACACGGCGTGTTAGCGCCGAACTTGTTGGTACTAGTGTTACATTTGTGCGAATGAATTCGACCCACATTTGGGGGAATTGCTCCGTATGCTAATTAGGCCCGGGTTTTTAACGAACCCGGGCTTTTGACGTGCCCGCCGGTTAACGGACAATAACCTCAATATGTCTCCAATCCCGGTTTTCGCAAGAGCCAAAATTTCCCCTTGCCGGTCACAAGCCGCAAATACCATACATAAGCTGGAAGTGAGAAATCATGCCAATAAAGGAGGTCATTTCATGCTGCCGCAGAACCCGCAGAGGCCGCCCGCCAGCCCGGCTCCCGCTGTCAAGGGCAAAGATAAAGCTGAAGCGCCGTTTGAAGTCAAAAGCCAAACAGCCGAAGACCTGCAGGCTGAAGGTTTGTATCCGACCGCCCGCCTGGCCCAGGCCTATGTGATCTGGCAAAAATACGGGCGAACATTTACTCCGGCCGAGGCATTGGAAAAAGGCACTCTTTTTCCAGACCTCTATAGACCTTATCCTTATTAACGAGGAGAGAGAAAGATGGACGAAAGATTGGCCCTACTTAGGGAAATCCAGGAACTTGAATTTGTTTTAATTGAGCTGAATTTATTCCTGGACACGCACCCCCAGGATCGCGCGGCGCTCAGGGACTACGCCGCCGTACGCGATAAACTCCTGCCGGCTATCAAGCGGTATGAAGAAATTTATGGGCCCCTGACACTTTTAAGCACAAGTCCGGTTAAATGCCCCTGGCAATGGATCGAGGGGCCATGGCCGTGGGAAATTGAATACGCCTAAAGAAAGGACTAAAGAGCTATGTGGATGTATGAAAAGAAACTGGAATACCCTGTCCGCGTATTAAAAAACGACATCGGGATGGCCAAGTTCCTGATGGCCCAGTACGGCGGGCCGGACAGTGAACTTTCTGCCGGGGTCAGGTATCTAACCCAGCGCTACTCCATGCCCACCAATATGGCCAAAGGGCTTTTGACCGATATCGGCACCGAGGAACTGGCCCACTGGGAGATCATAGCCACCATGATCTACAAGCTGGTCAAGGGCGTGCCGGCCAAGCAGCTCAGGGAGGCCGGCTTAGGGGCGCATTTTGCCGAACACGACCGTGCCGTTTACCCGGCCGACGCCGCCGGCGTCCCCTGGACGGCCGCTTACGTCCAGGCTACCGGCGACCCGGTTACCGACCTGCATGAAGACATGGCGGCAGAGCAAAAAGCCAGGACCACCTACGAGCACCTGATCCAGCTCACCGACGATCCCGGCATAAAAGACACGCTTCGTTTTTTGAGAGAAAGAGAAGTGGTCCACTTCCAGCGGTTCGGAGAATGCTTAAACGACGTCCAGGCATGCCTGGAATCAAAGAAGTTTTTTTAGCGTATACGGCGCCCAAAGCGGGGCCGTATGCTGCAAATGAGGCTGAGCTCTTCAACCAAAACAATCCTGACTATTACAAGAGTGATTTCACCTTATAGTGATGCGTGCGGTGATATGGGTCTAAAATGTACAAAGAAGTATACCTTAATTTAAATCTATCCCACCATGTCAATACTTGCAAAACGATATTTTTTAAAGCTTTAACTTTTTGCTATATTTCTCAAAGCGAAGATCGCCAAATCCACTTCTTCTATTGTATTAAAATAACCCATGCTGAACCTTACGCTTCCCATATCACCCGTACCAATGGTTTCATGAGCGTAAGTCGCGCAATGCAGACCGGGACGAACTCCGATCTTATACCGCTTATCCAGTAACTCCGCAACTTCCTGTGGAGTTTTTTCCTTAATGTTTAAGGACAAGATACCGACCTGCTTTTTTTCAGACAGCGGACCGTAAAGGACTATTCGTTCTATGCCTTGTAATCCTTCGATCAAACGTCGGGTAAGAATTTGCTCATGCATCCTGATTTTTTCGGGTGTTTCAGATAGGATAAAATCCACACCGGCTTTTAATCCGACAAGACCCGGTGCATTTAGCGTTCCGATCTCATAGCGTTCGTAAAATAACCAACTGTTAATTTCCTCTTCCGGCACCCGACCTACATATGGGCGTATTTTGGCCTGCGGAGAAACATACAGCACTCCTGTTCCCTGCATACCATAAAGGCTTTTGTGACCGGAAGCTACCAACAAATCGATATTCATGGCCTGAACATCGATATCAAGAACGCCGGCGGCCTGGGAAGCATCAACCATAAACTGTATCCCCTTTTCCCGGCAAATCCGTCCGACCTCCTTAATAGGCATTACGGTTCCGGTTACGTTTGAAATTCCGGTCATACCAATTAATTTTGTATTACGTTTGATCGCATCCCGAAGTTCATCGATATCCAGTTCGCCGGTACGAGTACATTTTACTGTTGTATAGCTTACCCCGGACCGCTCCATTTCCTGAAGCGGGCGCAGCATCGCCTTATGCTCCATAGACGTTACGACCACATGATCCCCGGTCTGCAACAATCCGCCATATATTATCTTGATTGCTTCGGTTGCATTAAAACTGAATACTACCCGGTACGGATCATCGATGGAAAAAAGTCTGGCAATGCTTTGTCTGGTCTCAAACAGTTTTTGATTGATCTGACGGGCCATCATATGCCAGGAACGACCAGGATTGGCTCCGTATTGGGTCATACAACCGTTTATCGCTTTATAAACACATTCAGGCTTGGGAAAACTGGTAGAAGCATTATCAAAGTATATCATTTACAACCTCCGTAGGGAAAAAACAAGCGCACAGATTTCCGGACTCGTCTTCTTTTAATGTCGGTTCCGACAACATACAGTCATTTTTTCGCCGGCAGCATCTATGATAATACACACAGCCGGTAGCCGAAGATTCAGATTCGTTATTCAAACCCGTTGCTACAGGGCTAATAACATCTTCTTCCCTGTCCAATGAGCATACCGCGTTGAGCAATTCCTTCGTATAAGGGTGCCTGGCTTTGGTAAGAAGATCGCATCCGCGCAAGATTTCTACGATACAGCCGCGATACATGACGATGATCCGGTCGCTGATATGCCGTATCAGCGCAATATCATGACTGATAAAAATTGAAGTTAATTTATTTTCCTTATGTATATGCAAAATATCTTTAAGGATCTGCTTTTGAATCACCGTGTCCAGCGCAGATGTCGGCTCATCATATATGATGACTTCCGGCTGAATTTCAAGGCATCTGGCTATTGATACTCTCTGCAGTTCGCCACCGCTCAGTTCATGCGGATATTTGTGTTGATATGATTCGGGTAACAGCATCTTTTGCAACGCTTCGTTGACCGCTTCAGGCAGTTCTTTTCTGTTTTTAATACCGAAATTACATAACGGCTCTTTGAGTACGGTTCCGATTTTCATCCGGGGACTGAAAGTCTCCATGGGAGATTGGAAGACTAGCTGAACCTTTCTTCTGAATTCCCGTTGCTGTGATAAAGACAGGAAAGCAATATCAATGTCATGAAAGAGCACCCGTCCATTATCCGGCTTTTCTAGTCCCAGCAGAGTTTTTGCTAACGTACTTTTGCCGCAACCGCTCTCGCCCACAATTCCGATGAATTCTCCCCGTTTTATTTCTATCGATACTTGATGCAATACACGGAGCGCTTTTCTGCCGTTTACCGTGGAATAGTATTTCGAAATATTTTCACCGGTAAAAATAGCATCCTCAGCCCGGTTAAAGCCGCCAAGGGATTCTTCATATAATTTGATATTGTTTCTGAGCAATTCTTTGGCATATTCCGTTTTTGGATTGCAGATCACTTCATCTGTAGCGTCATGCTCCAGCAGAGTACCGTCCAACATGATGCCGATTTTATCAGCAACCCTGGCGGCCACGTTGATATTATGGGTAACCAGAATAACCGAAGTACCAAACGTTTTTTTCAGATAATGCAGTTCTTCAATGATCTGCGCTTGGGATACGGTATCAAGCGCACTGGTCGGCTCGTCGGCGATAATCAGATCGGGATTAAATATCATGGCCATCGCGATCGCAACCCGCTGCTTCATTCCTCCGCTCAACTGTGAAGGATAAGAATTGAGGATCCGCTGACCGTCATGAAGACTTAATTTCCGCAGCATTTCTGATTCCATCATTTGAGCTTTTTTTCTGCCGATCTTGTCGTGACTGCGGATATATTCGGTAAACTGGCTGCCAATTTTGCGCACCGGATTCAGCGACGCTCCCGCGTCCTGAAAAATATACCCTATCCGCCGGCCGCGTATCTCCCGCCATTGACGGAGAGAAAATGAGGTAAGGTCTTGATCGGCAAAACGGATGGAGCCGTTTATGATCCGCCCATTATCGGGAAGCAGGCCGATAATCGCATGAAGAAGCGTCGATTTTCCGCTGCCGCTTTCCCCGACAACGGCGAGAATTTCGCCGTTGTCTAGATGAAAGCTAAGGTCTTTTACAGATGGAACCTGTCCTTTATAGCAAACCGAAAGGTGACTTACATCCAGCAGCATTTTACTTAATATCTACGGTGTTGTTCATCAGATAGAAATCAATGGGGTAAGCTTCAACACCGGTTATATTGCTTTTACAGACCACGTTGTTATTTGTATAGGCCATAAACAGATAAGGACAGTCATCCAGTATCATCTGTTGTGCTTGGGCTGCTATATTACATCTGGTTTGGGTATCCATTTCGGTAGCGAGCTTACCGATCAGTGAATCCAACTCCGTATTACTGTAGTGTCCGTAATTTTCGGAAGCGCCTCTCTTGAAATAAAGCTCCAGGAAGTACTGGGGATCGCCGGTCGTGCCGGTATTGATATTCCCTACGCCGATATCAAAGGCGACATTTTTATCGGCCATAGCGGCAAGGTTATCGTCAGCCATTTCAATAATTACCTTGAGGCCGATTTTGGCGAACACGGATTGCAGGTAAGAAGCCTCCGTACTGTTATCGGTACCCTTCTTGATCACAAGCTTCAGTTGAACATCCTTACCGTTTTTCTCAACATAACCATCGCCGTTTTTATCGATTAAACCACTGTCGGCCATTAATTGTTTAGCCTTGTCCAAATTATAATCGTAAGCGGAGAGCTTGTCATTGCCAAAAGGCAGGGAAGACGAGAACGGCCCCGTAGCCGGAATACCGCCCAGGAGCGTACCGGACAGTTCCTCACGGTTCAAGCTGTAAGCAAGCGCTTTCCTGACGTTAATATCTGCCAGAATGGGGTTGCTAAAATTCAGCCAGATCAAAGCGGTGCGGGTGCTGGGGACTTTGGATATTGTATAATCAGGGTTGTTCTCAAAGAGGGAAAGCGAGCTTACATCAATGGCCTGCGCCACATCGACATCTCCGGATTGCAGTGCCGAGGTACGGGTATCGCCGTCCCGGATCAAAACATAGGTAACCTTGCCCAGAGGAGAGGCCCCGCCCCAGTAATTATCATAAGATTCAACTTCAATAGACTTATCGAGAGTATAGGAAACGGCTTTAAAAGGACCGGTGCAAACAGGCGCTGTGTTGACATTGGTCAGCTCAACCGAGGTATCGATGATCGTGAATAAAGGATCAGCGATGTTGCCTAACAATGCGCCGTAAGGTTCGGTTGTGGTAATCGTCAGATCCTGCCCGGAGGCGGTAATACTTTTTACCGGCAGAAGAGAAGTAGCGCGATCACAAAGTTTAAGCGCTCTTTCCAGAGAAGACTTTACCGCCTCTGCGGTCACAGGATTGCCGTTCTGAAAGGTTACGCCATCGCGGATATGGATTTTCCAGGTGGCGGCGTCAACGTTTTCCCATCTGTCGGCAAGGACGCCGACGATCTTCGAATTGGCGTCAAGCTTGACGAGAGTCTCTCCGACGGCGGTTCTGGACAAAGTCCAGCCGTTCCAGCTTTGGGTGGGATCCAACCCATCGCCAAAGTACCACAAGCCGACCGTCAGGTGTTTGTTTGGGTCTGCCTGGCTTGTTGTGGGAGTAGATCCACAGGCGGTGAGGCTTGCTATCATGAATACCATCACCAAAAAAAGTGCTATGATTCTTTTTGTTTTCATTTTTCCCTCCCATTTTTCTCAAAAATATATCGATAACTTAGTTGTCTAAGTATATTGAACACCGAACAGTTATTTATGACACGATCTGATTCAAGAATCCGGCAAGGATATTAATTCCTGTTTAAAACCTGTCGGGAATTGAGGACTGTTCTTTGGGATCAAACAAGTCGCGCAGAAAATCACCCAAAAAGTTAAACAAACATACCGTGATAAAAATTGAGATACCGGGGAAAATGGTAAGCCACGGCGCCTGCTGCAGCATGCTTTTACCTTCATAGAGCATGTATCCCCATTCCGAAGTAGGAGGCTGAGCCCCAAGACCAAGAAACGACAAGCTTGCGACCGACAAAAGAAAACCTCCGATATCCACCGCCGCAATCACAATGATTTGGGAAACAACATTGGGCAGCAAATACTTGACGATGATTTTACTCACACCGGCGCCGGACAGCTTGGCAGCAATGACATAGTTTTTATTCTTTTCCATGATGATCAATCCCCGCGTCAGACGAGCGTACTTGGTCCAACCCGTGGATATAATGGCAATTCCGGTGTTAAAAAGGCCGGGACCGAGGACTCCAGCCACTGCAATGGCCAGAACCAAATTGGGGAAAGCAAGAAAGACATCGGTAACACGCATAATGCAGGAATCGGCCAAACCGCCGGCATAGCCAGAAATCAAACCGATGACGCTACCCAGAATAACCGCAATAAAAACCAACGTAAATGTGGTGATAAGGGACGTTGAGGCGCCGTATAATACTCTGGACATAACACACCGGCCCAGCCGGTCGGTGCCGAACGGATAAGCGGCGCATGGTTGCTGCAAGGCAACGGGAACATTGACCGCGTTAGGATCATGGGGGGCTAAAGCCGGTAGAATAACCTGTATAAAAAAGATAAAAAACGCAAACCCCGCACCCAGAAACAGATAGATCCTGTTCAGAGAATTTGAATGAGCACATTTCATGATTTCCTCATTGCAGCTTGATCTCGTGATTAAACATCGTGTATATAATATCAACAATCAAATTTGTTAAGACATAAATCAGTGCCATCCAGATGACATAGCCTTGGATCAACGGATAATCACGGTTGAAGATGGCGTCCACCACCATTTCCCCCACCCCGGGCCAGACAAAGATCGTTTCCACAATCGCCGCCCCGCCCAGCAACCCGCCGACCGACAAGCCTAGCATAGTGATGATTGGCACCAGAACATTGGGCAGAACATGAAAGAACAGTATTTTGTTGGCGCTGACACCGCGGGCATAAGCGCCCTGTACGTAATCCTTATGTATTTCTTCCAGAATAGCCGCTCTAAGCTGCCGGACATATTTTCCAACCATAGAAAAAGCAAGCGTAACCGCGGGCAGGATGATACCGACGGCGGCTCCGTTACTGATGATCGGCAGCAGCTTGAGGCGATAGGTAAAAAAGTATATCAGAAGCAGGCCCAACCAAAAAGACGGCATAGAAATACCGAAGAGAGAAAAAATCCTGATCAGATAATCGGCAAGCTTGTTTTTATAAACGGAGGACAGAATTCCCAACGGCAAAGCCAGCAAAATCGTCAGAAGCATTGCTGCGCCGGCTAGTTTTAAGGTCGCCGGCAGTTTGGAGGTGATTACGTCAAAAACCGGATAATTATACTTGTATGAAGTCCCGAAATCTCCGTGGATTACTCCACCCAGCCAGTTGATATACTGCACAGGGACCGGTTGGGTAAGACCCATTTGCTCTCTTGTTTTTTCCAAAAGTTCCTGGGTAGGCGCAATACCCATTTGATTCAGCAGAATCTGCGCCGGGTCGCTGGGAGCAAGGTACGATAAAAAAAACGTCAGGATGCTAACCCCCAATAAGACCGGGATTAATTGCAGAATTCTTCTGATGACGTATCGCTTCATATAACCCGCGCTTTCCTATTGCGCCGCATAGATCGCCGCTCCCAAAGCGCCGGTGTATACAGCGTTAATCTCCGGAGAGAAAACTGGTTTGTCGAGAACGCTTTCGATCGCGTGTTTCATACCCTCGTTGTTGGATACCCCGCCGGAAAAGAAGATATCAGGAAAACACTGGATCCGCCGCGTCTGATTTTTGATACGTCTGGCGGTGGCGATATGTACGCCCGCCGCAATATTGGCTGCCGTCGAGCCGCTTGCCTTCAGCGAGATGATCTCCGATTCGGCGAATACGACGCATTGACTGCTGATCTCGCAGGGAGAATCGGCCTGCAGGGAAATCCGAGAAAACCGCTCCACCGGCATCTCCAAAAGATAGGCCGCTTTTTCCAGAAACCGGCCGGTACCGGCAGCGCAGCGGTCATTCAGGATAAATTCCAGAACATTGCCGTTTCTTTCATCGATACTGATCGCTTTGGCGTCCTGACCCCCGATATCGATCACGGTCCGGGCCGTGGTTAAGAGACAGTGCGCTCCCTTGGCGTGGCAGGAAATCTCCGTCATGATATCGCTGGGAATATCCCGCAGGGAAAGAGAAACATTACCATACCCGGTGCCGACCATCTTCCGGATCTGTTTTCTGGACACACCGGATTGCTTCATTAATGATCCGACTAACAGTTCCCCCGTTTCATTGGCGGAAATCCCGGTGGGCGTTAGAGCGGCATAAAGCATATCCCGGTAGAGCATGACAGCTTTACCGGTGCGGGAACCTAGATCGACGCCCACCCAACAATTTTGCCGGTCGATCGGGAAGTCCCATTTTGAACTTTCACATTGAAAGGTTTCCATAACAACCATCCTTTTTTTGCTGTTCCAGCATCTCAATAAAGGCGCGCACTCTGGTTTGGGTTTGTCCCTGGGAAGGATCCGGTTGGAACGTGCCCTCCAGGCAGATGCAGGGAACACCTTTCTGCTGAAAATAGTCCTTGACGATCTCTCTGGGAACCGTTTCCAGAGAGCAGCCGGAATAACCGTAGATAATGATTCCTTTCGCGTTGACCGCTTCCACATGCTTTTCGACAGACTGTCGTAAATAAACCGCTGCGCCGGCGTTATGGCTGTCCAGAACAAAGCGGGCCAGAGATTCGACGGGAGGAATATCCTCGCGGTAAGTTTGGGAAACGGCCGAGACCACCCCCAGAATCGCCGCATCGGATTGGTCAAGGATTTCCAGAGTGCTGGAGTTTTGTCCCCAGCCCCCGCCCCAGACCAGAGGAATCACGCGCTCAAGATCTCTGTCGTCAGGTGATAGGCCCTCCATCTCCGCGATCAGGCCGTCCAAAACTGACTCGAAGTAATCCGGCCGCCCAAAACAGCTTGTGATGCCGTCCTGCAGGCACATAACCCCAAAACCCTTGATATAAAAAGGGTTGTCCAACCTGAGAGATAAAATATGCTGGTATTTCGTGATCAGACGGTTCCGCCTGCGAATCTCAAACGCAAGCCGTTCCTCGTTTAAAGGCTTGCCGTCGGATAAAAACTGCTGGAATTCCAGAATCTGCTTCTTAAAGAATTCCAACAAGTGTTCATATCTGACACCGTTTGCTTTAGGCGCGCGATAGGCGCTATCCATAATAAAAACTTTAAACCCATACTGACGCAGGACTTCCAAGGCCATGTTGTATGGTTCACAGGAAGAGCCCATACCGAACAGTTTTTTGATCGGTCCGTTCCGGCGCATGTACCAATCTCCCAAGGAGGCTTTGACCATGGAACAGGTTTCAGCCGGGATCTGGAAATGCGTCTCCGCTACCTCGACCGCTTTATAAATATCCCTGGTCCAGATTTCCGTATAAGGGATCGGTATGGCGTCGCAGGCAAAAATCAGCGCCTGCCACATCCCCATTACAAAAACAACGTTGCCCCCTTTTGCCGCATAATCCTCGGCA
This region of Pelotomaculum schinkii genomic DNA includes:
- a CDS encoding acyl-CoA dehydratase activase, whose amino-acid sequence is METFQCESSKWDFPIDRQNCWVGVDLGSRTGKAVMLYRDMLYAALTPTGISANETGELLVGSLMKQSGVSRKQIRKMVGTGYGNVSLSLRDIPSDIMTEISCHAKGAHCLLTTARTVIDIGGQDAKAISIDERNGNVLEFILNDRCAAGTGRFLEKAAYLLEMPVERFSRISLQADSPCEISSQCVVFAESEIISLKASGSTAANIAAGVHIATARRIKNQTRRIQCFPDIFFSGGVSNNEGMKHAIESVLDKPVFSPEINAVYTGALGAAIYAAQ
- the nikB gene encoding nickel ABC transporter permease, which produces MKRYVIRRILQLIPVLLGVSILTFFLSYLAPSDPAQILLNQMGIAPTQELLEKTREQMGLTQPVPVQYINWLGGVIHGDFGTSYKYNYPVFDVITSKLPATLKLAGAAMLLTILLALPLGILSSVYKNKLADYLIRIFSLFGISMPSFWLGLLLIYFFTYRLKLLPIISNGAAVGIILPAVTLAFSMVGKYVRQLRAAILEEIHKDYVQGAYARGVSANKILFFHVLPNVLVPIITMLGLSVGGLLGGAAIVETIFVWPGVGEMVVDAIFNRDYPLIQGYVIWMALIYVLTNLIVDIIYTMFNHEIKLQ
- the nikC gene encoding nickel transporter permease; protein product: MKCAHSNSLNRIYLFLGAGFAFFIFFIQVILPALAPHDPNAVNVPVALQQPCAAYPFGTDRLGRCVMSRVLYGASTSLITTFTLVFIAVILGSVIGLISGYAGGLADSCIMRVTDVFLAFPNLVLAIAVAGVLGPGLFNTGIAIISTGWTKYARLTRGLIIMEKNKNYVIAAKLSGAGVSKIIVKYLLPNVVSQIIVIAAVDIGGFLLSVASLSFLGLGAQPPTSEWGYMLYEGKSMLQQAPWLTIFPGISIFITVCLFNFLGDFLRDLFDPKEQSSIPDRF
- a CDS encoding 2-hydroxyacyl-CoA dehydratase family protein; amino-acid sequence: MNENKEWKKTMLRNRELHRYSPAMQKLFNLTEGYLTYAEDYAAKGGNVVFVMGMWQALIFACDAIPIPYTEIWTRDIYKAVEVAETHFQIPAETCSMVKASLGDWYMRRNGPIKKLFGMGSSCEPYNMALEVLRQYGFKVFIMDSAYRAPKANGVRYEHLLEFFKKQILEFQQFLSDGKPLNEERLAFEIRRRNRLITKYQHILSLRLDNPFYIKGFGVMCLQDGITSCFGRPDYFESVLDGLIAEMEGLSPDDRDLERVIPLVWGGGWGQNSSTLEILDQSDAAILGVVSAVSQTYREDIPPVESLARFVLDSHNAGAAVYLRQSVEKHVEAVNAKGIIIYGYSGCSLETVPREIVKDYFQQKGVPCICLEGTFQPDPSQGQTQTRVRAFIEMLEQQKKDGCYGNLSM